Part of the Brassica oleracea var. oleracea cultivar TO1000 chromosome C8, BOL, whole genome shotgun sequence genome is shown below.
AATCAAACTTTCGATTTTTTATTCGAATTTTTTCATCCTGTCGGTTGTAAGGTAAACTCTCATTGTCAGAATTTTCCCAAGTCATATGCATGTGTCTGAACATACTTATATAAGAATCTGACTAAGAGTAGAAATGAGTAAAGGCTCTCGACATCTTCGGGATTCCCAAAAAATAAAGGAAAATAAATCTTTTTTTTTTTTTTTTTTTTTTGAAAAAAGGCTAAAATAAATCAAATTTCTAATATAATTCTTGAATTGTTATAGAAAATTAAAGTATCACAGGAAAAACTGATGATCTTCTCTAACTCCATACAATTATACAAAATATCTACAGAGGCCACACGATAGCTCTCTTTTATCCATGCATGCACGCTCGCTCTTCAGCCAGAAACTTAAAGAAACAATTCGTAACAACTATTATATGCCTAAAAATTCTTAAATCGTGGTGTAACTAAAACCCCAAAAATATAAAGAAAATGAGAAAGATTTGCATCCCTTTGATTCAATCTTCCAGTGATGATTGTCGCATAGTATTCACACTCTCTCATATTGCCTCGCTATTGACATGCAACGATGCATCTTGCATCAATTTTTGACTGATACTATTAAACCGTTCCCTTGAATACTGCCTAGAAGCTTTTCTCCAATCTGTTCCTGTTTTCATCATCGTCGCAAACTCTTCATAACTTATTCTTCCATCCTACAAAAAGAAGAGTTTGATCATGTTTAGTTATTCTTCCATCATAGTTTTTTTTTTTGTTTCTAGGACTTTATGAGACTATAATGATGAGGCTAACCAACCTTATCGGTATCAACATCGCGGATAATGGCTTCAACAACCTCTTCACTTGTACCAACTTCATGAGACAAAGCTTCCCTTAACTCTTCTATTTCAATATACCCGTTGTTGTCTTGATCAAAGAACGCAAACGCTTTCTTGAGATGCTCATCATTGCCCATTTTCCTGAGATGCACTGATATGGCAATGAACTCGTCGCAGTCCAAGTATCCATCTTTATCAATATCTCCCTACATAAAAGCCCTCCAAGCTTCAGTGCATTGCGTATATAACTTCAAAGCTGACATAGTAAAGTAATGATAAATAAAAAACTTACAGCGTCCATCAGAATCTGTAAATCATCTTGGGGAACAGCATGGCCAAGTTTTTGCAACCCTATTTTAAGCTCATCGATGTTTATCTTCCCTCTTTGGTTTGTGTCCATGATTTGGAATCCTTCTCTTAGACCAGAAGCTTCTTCGTCTGATAAATGCTCAGCAATAACCCTGAGTGCTCGTTTCTTGAGCTTGTTCATGACGGTGAACTGCTTCAGCCTTGCCCTTACTGTTTCACCTAATGACACATTGGGAGCTGTCTTTGCATTCTGTAACCACGGATGATCTGCGCAAAACAAAGCAAGACCGGTTACTACTCTTCATCTTTATCAGATTCCACATGACAACAGAAACAACTTGCATCATTATAAAATGTGTTCTAAACAGTAATCTTTTAAAAAAAGCCCTAGCGATTTTTTGAACATTAAAACCATACCTAGTACTTGCTGAGCTGTGAGACGACGTTTTTGGTCAGGGTCAAGCATTTTCCTGATAAGGTCTTTTGCGTTTTCAGAAACCTTAGGCCATGGATCCCTTCTGAAGTTCAGTTGAGATCGAATAATTGCTAGGGCAACTCCTTGTTCAGTTTCTGAAAATGTTTATAAACAAACTTGATCACTCTTATGATCCTTAAAAGTCACATTTGTTACTAGAAGATGTGAATATAGACTAACCTGCCCAGAAAGGAGGGACACCACAGAGGAGTATGTAAAGAATAACACCTGCACTCCAAATGTCAACCTCTGGCCCATAGTTTCGTTTTAGCACCTCAGGAGCCATGTAGTACGGACTCCCAACGATCTCGTTGAACCTCTCGCCTGCAATAGAAAGACAATGGTGTGGGTTTAAGATTGTTGCTATACATCAAAGGAGTAGTAAAAAGAAAAACAGAACACAATACCTGGTTTAAAGAAAACAGAGAGACCAAAATCAATGGCCTTAAGAGGTGCAGACTCCTTATTGTTTGCAAATAAGAAGTTCTCAGGTTTCAGGTCCCTGTGCATTACCCCATGTTTATGACACACCTGCAGTGATCACATGGAAACTCATTAATCTCACGTTTTTAAAAAGAATAATCCAAATACACACATAAAATCGTCTCCCAGGCAGCAAACAACCAATGCCGGTCCTGGGATGACGATACAAAACATTCGTCTTGTCCCAAAGTTTAAGTAGTTTGTATGTATAGACAGTTCGGCCCCTAACTAATTAAGAATATTATATGTATTGATCATTTAGCTTTAGTTCGTAACTATTTCAATTCCATAAATCGCCCTGCGAACAATTAGTACCCTTCAAGCAATGCTACATTAACATTGCAATAATGTCCTAACACTAGAACCAGTGAAAATGGCAGCACGTGAGAGCTCAAACTATATACCAATCAGACGCAATCATGGCCGCTTCTAGACTTCAAATCCAATAACATATAGTCATTTCAATTCTGCAAACATATCAAGAGAGAGATAAAAAAGGCTAAATCGTGACGAACCTGAACAACTTCCATGATGGTCTTAGTCACAACAGCAGCAGCTCTCTCAGTGTAATGCCCTCTCGCTACTATCCTATCAAACAACTCCCCACCTTCACAAAGCTCCATAACCAAATGAACAGCATGCTCATCCTCATAAGTCTCCTTCAAAGTAACAACATTGGGATGCTCAGGCATATGCCTCATGATCTCAACTTCTCTCCTAACATCCTCTATATCCACAGCCGTCCTCAGCTTCTTCTTCAGAATCGACTTACACGCGAAGACCTCTTCGGTCTCTTTGTCGGTACATAGGTACGTGACACCGAACTCTCCACGCCCTAGCTCTCTCCCCAGCTTGTATTTCTGGGAGATCTCGCGACCTGTTGGATCCGTTAGCACAATAAGCTTGAGAGGTTTTACCTTTCCACCTCCGTTATTGCCGTGGTGGAGGCCGTAGTCGATGGAGAAAGGGTTTTGATTCTTCCTTCCTTTTGTGGGCTTGTTGTTATCGTTCTTGGCTAACGATCCCGCCGACCCGCAACAATTACCCATGGCTTCAACAATGACGGATCAAGTCAAACCCGGTCGTAGCTCGAGAGATCGAGGGAACTTAATTGGGTATAGATTCACGAGGTGTGATTCCAAGATAATGGGAAGATCAAAGGATGGTTACTTGGAATGAAATTGTGGATGAGACGGGTATATATGTGGGAATGGAGGAGGGGAAGATCATAAACGCGTGAAAATCAAAGAAGATGGATCGAATCAACGTCAAAATATTTTTCTTGTCTGAATCAAATTGTTTTTATGTTTTGTCTGAAAATCATGAAAATAATTTACAGACATGATGGAAGGAAAGTCAACAGAATCTTCCTCCCTAAACTGTCTTGATTTTTTTTCTGTATTTTGTTTTTCATTTTTTTTCTAATTTCTTTCTTTCTGTTTTTTTTTTTTAAATTCTTCACTTATAAAAGTTATTAACTTCAAGACTGTGTTTCCACTTTCCAATAATGTGAAATCGAAATCACTGGTAAACATAAAACTCTTAACAGAGAAAAATAAATAAAAACGCGAGTCTGTATCACGTTTTAGGCTTTTAGCTGATTTGAAGGAGGTAGTAATTGTAAATAATAATAGCCGTCTTCTTTATTTCTTTTTGTTTCTTTTATTATTTTTCTACTATTACGGTCAAACTAGGCGATTTGACTCTTTCGTCGAACCCAAGTCACGCAACTAACAATATTTTATTATTGCCATCCTACTAACAGCATAACTGAAAATATGCCAAATCAAATATATTACTAGAATAGTGGAATTTTATTTTTGTTTTTTTTCAACTGTGGACATTGTTGATTATTGATATGAGAATTTGTTATTTTTCTTAGAAGAAGCAAAAGCTATAGAAAGGTGTTAGTACGGGAAACTTCCTTACAAGTTAAGACTATATTACAAAAATACTATTAAAAAGCAAAGTCAGTGGAGTATGAAACGAGGAAGCGAGAGGACGAGTCTTTGTCAAAATGTGTTTAGATTTATTTGAGATCCAAAGATCAATGATAGTGATGAACCTTACTTAATCCTTTCATCTTCACACGAGTGTTTCTGTTAATCCTAGATTCTTACCAAGTTAATGATTTCTTTAATTTGTTTACTTACATTAACACAAAAGGTCAATTATCATTAAAAATATATTAGGCAATAAACTTAAGAGATTTATCTTTGTTTTCTAGAAAATCTTCCATCATTATTTCATTGCTAAAGACTTTTGCATGTTGCCCATCAAAGCTCTCTCTGACCCAAAAACATTGAAAGCCTTTCTAGACCCATTAACGCATTATGGTAGAAGACCAGATGAGCAAGAAACACATATGAGATCTCTGAAAAAGAGATCATTTAGTTCACATTTCACATTTCGCACTATTACATTTCAACTTTCATAAAATATAATAGGATAGGTATGAAAAGTATAAAAGAATAATCATCCTAGTCTAGTTACAATTTATTCAAACCAGGCATCTCAGAGTTTGATAAAATTCCCCCAACTAGTGCTCTAGTTTTGGAATGACAAAACGATACATGTAAGCTAATAACCTTATGTGGAAAACATACAATAGATATTACATTCTATTTATACACATTGATTCCCAGTATAATATGGTACGTTTATAGCATATATATATTATTTATACACAAGAAAAAGAAATACTTGGAGATGGAGTGAAACGTCGCTTAGCTAGGAGATAGAGAAAAATGAACGTTTGGCCGGAGGTCGTCCCACGGCTCTCATGAGATTAGAGACTTCAAGAACCCTAGCAACCTCCGTACCTCTTTTTGCTTCCGCCGTCGCTCTCCTCTCCTCCGCCTTCCTCTGAGCTTTGGCTACTTTGTTCTGTGTTTTCTCCATCGCCTTTGCTCTCCTTTCTTCCAACTTCCTCTGCATCCGATCATCATCAATATTACAACATATATATTGTCATTAAACGCTTTAAAACACTTTTCTAATATATGTGTGACAAACGTTCATAAAAATAATATATAAGTTTAAAACCTTATTCCTTTGAAATATATTTTAACGTACACACGGGGTTACAAGACTATAATCTATATAATCTCAAAATAATATGTTAAGAGATCAATATAACTAGTGTTGTATATAAATTTAACATAACTAGTTAACTAATGGGATCTGCTATAAACTAACCTCGATTTTCTTCATCCAAGAGTTAGCTTTATGGACCTGCTCATTTAACCAACCGTTAATAAAAGCCTCTTGTCTCTTAAACCTATTATTAATCTTAGCCAACTTCGCCGTCTGCCACGCTGTTATCTTAGCTTCCACCTCATCCCTCTTCACCCTCTGCACCGAGGCAGCCGTCACCATCCGATTCTGACCACTTGATGAAGTCGTCGTCACAATATTCTCCGAACCGGCCCGGTTATCGTAACCGTCCGGTACGATCGCCCACGGGTTTGTATCTTCTTCAGGCACCTGATGATGCTGATCACCACCACCACCGTCTTCATCTTCACTGATCCTAGTCAGCTCGTTTATGACGTCACGATGACTTATGGATTGGTTGTTCCCGTTGCTGTTGTTGTTGGTGTCCATGGAAGAGCCCGCGATGACTAGAGCGTTGAACTCTCTGCTCACGGTGGTGAAGTTCTCTCCGGCAGAAGAAGCTCCGTCGCTAAAGTTCACAGACCTAGTCGGAGACAAGTGTCCTCCTCTTTGCTGTGGGCGTGGAAGCTCGGTGGTCGTCATAGCGTGAATATCTCTCACGACGGTCTCAGACGGTGGAGTCTCGTCCCGGCTATCGGAAGCATCGGTACTCGTGGTGGTGGTGATCTCTGTTGATGAGCTCTCTTGACTGTACAAAGTCAACATCAGAGTTGTGGCTAGCTAGTAGTATACTGGACTGTGTGATTAGAAGTTGAGCTCTTGATGATACTAATTAGACGATGAAAGAAGGACACCAAGGCAAGGAAGAATAAATAATCAATGATTATGGCTTAATCATTTTGTGTAACGAATTGTTTAGATGAGAGGTGAAAATATTAACAAGTGTCAGAGTCTATTCCATGAAAGCTACGTTCGTCCAGTAAATAAGCGACTACATTAATATTTTTCAAAGACGTGTTCTCTTAGATATTTAGCAAGAGATTGATTAACTAATTCAATTCGGTGGAAAATTAATTGATTTAAATTAAGCCTAATTTAATTTTACACACTTTTAACCTAATTCGATTCAATATTTTTTATTTATTCAAGAGCATCTTCAGAGATCTTTAAAATTAAAAGGGGACTTTAATCAGCGGGTAGTCTTTTTATTTATAAGAATAATTTCATGAAACTTTCACATTGCAATAGATCAATTTCTCTTGATTTTTTCTTTTGAAATGGAAAGAATTATCGTAGTGCAAGGAGTGTCGGCAATAGGGGACCTACCACGAAAATGGGATAATGCTTGTGGACCAAGCTACAAGCTAACACGTGTCTCTCGGTAATAAAAGTTACGTACGTGTCATTAAATGAATGGTAGCGTGTCCCCGCCAAAATAAAATACACACGTCAGCTTTTGAATGTGCTCGAAGATCCCAGTAGCAAAATGGCACGTATCAAATGTCAATTTATATCATATCTACCCTTATTATTTTTTACTCAATTATATTAGTTTCTTATAATATTCTCATATATTTGACCCACATGATTAGTATTTTATACTGTATAAATTGTATCCCTTTGTGAAAAGTTTTAGAGTAACATTGCTAGTTTGCTTAGCTACTCAAATAGTTAAAGACGAGTAAAATCAACTTGGACTGATACATATCTCGAGAAGAAAAAAGTTGATACGATGCAGATTTGATCGTGGCATAAAGGGTTTATAAAATATGTTTCTACCAGGACTGGACATTTCATCCGTTAAATTTGATTCGATTTGTTATTCGTTTCGATTCGATCCGAAATTTTAGGATATCCGTAAATTTTTGAAGCAAAACAAATATACTAAAAATCAATATACGTTAAAATCGAAACAAATCACAAATATCAAAATTTTGGGAAACGGATATCTGCTCCGATCCGGAAATATATAAATATATGTACATCTTGATTATACTTAATGCTTTAAATGTATAAGTTTATATAATTATTTTATAACATATGATTTGACAAATTCTATTCACATTATTACTTATATAAAAGTATTACATAAAAAAGGAGAGAAAAATATTATAAAACAATTATAATTTTTATTTTTCTTAAGTTTTGTGTTATTATAATTGTTAACTAAGTTTAAAATTTACAAAATATGTAGTTTCACTATTTCTTTTAGTTTTTATTTTATATATCATGCAAAAAAATATATTAAAAAATAAAATTGTAGTACATTTTTAAGATTATTTGTATTAATCAAAGTGGATGAGATATCCGTAAGTATTCGTAAATATCCGCAAATATCTATTTATTTTCCGGATATCATATTTTTCCGAAGTAAAGCAAATCGAAAAATTAGATATCCGTAACATACGAACAAATCACAAATACCTTCAAAAATTCGGATATCCGATCCGTGTCCAGCTCTAGTTTCTTCCGCAAGTGTCTACAAACTAGAGAGAGACTTTGGTATTCAGAAAAATGTGCTTTGAAGTAAAGTATGTTGCCGAGTTATTCGGCACGGTATGCATTGATTCACCGAATCAAGCACCGATTATAGTTTGTGTGAAAAGGAAGATAAACTCGAGAAAAAATATAAAACTTGTTGCGATTAGTAAAACAATTGGGTCAAGATGGGCTACGAATCATCGCATTTTCAGCAGAGCCCAATCAACTAACCCATTCCATAGATGCAGATTACAGCTTACGGAACAAATCATCATCATGGGATAGAAAATCTTTGTGATTTTTTCTTTGGGGGTGGGGGTTGACATATATCCCTTACTTATTAATTCAGAATCATTTTTAACAATAAACATTTGTTTAGTAAACTAATAACAACTTTGCCATTATAAACATTTGTTTAGTAAACTAATAACAAGTTTGCCATTATAACTGATGTGGTAAGCTCATAGCTCTTCCCAGCCAACTAAATTAATGAACCTTTAATTATTACTAGGATATTTACAACTATTACCACTACTGGTACCCTATTATACATTATTTGAAACATATAATTGATACAATTCATACGACTTTATTTGGTTCATAGAACAACAACCGGTTGATATTGTAAATCTTTTTAACCGGTTTTCTTGATCAAAGCTATGTGTAGAATAAGTCTGCTCGATATGTAAAATCTACAACGTAGGCTGTTTAAAAACCGTGTCTTCTTCATCTTCGCTACAAAATAAACAATATCTTAATTAATCATATATCATACGCTGCTGAACTGAAACAAAAAAAATTACTGCACAACCTGATTAGACTAATATTTTCTTCATGGCATTTTCAAATTTTAAGCTTACTATTTCTATCTGGCAATCATACTATGTAAAACCTACAACAAAATTTCAAATATGATTCAATATAAGTGGTCCAGTTTTTGTTATTTTATATTCTTAGTTACTCAGTTTCTAAAAAGTCAAAACTAATAGTTAGTGGATCTATACATTACTGGGCAACATAATGAATATATTTATATTGTTCATCGTCTGAAGTCGTTTAAATGGCTTATGGTATAAGACAGTGAGAGTTTGACTTTAGTTCATGACATACACCAAAAATTAAATAAAATGTATGTAGCCCGTAGTAGTGAGTTCTGTAAGTTATTATGTGTACTATGTACTATGTAATATTATTAAGAGAGTAATGAATTACTCCTCCATACGATTGTTTTGGCTAAAACGCAAATTTTAAATGTTCTGTAATGTTGGCAAAACGCAAATCGTAGTCACCACTGAAAACGAATTATTAATGTTCTGTAATGTTGTAAAGTTGGTCTGTTTACTCCAAAGTACTGCAGGTTATCATAACAGAAAACCTCACTAATAATTAAATCCTACTAAATATGATTGTATAAACAGTTTACGTACCAACGTTTGAGTTCTCTCTTTCAGTTTGTCAGGTTCATCTAAAATTTAAAATTTGCATAGTATGTTCATTCTATAAACGATCACATAAGCAAACGATTTAGGGTGGTATAATACTTAGGTTCACCCCTGTGACAAATAGTTAAATTCACCACACTCTTCGTAACCAATCAAAGTGCCTTGTAGGAGTAGTTAAAAACGAATATAAAAAAAATAAAAAAATAGCTGAAAAAAAAACAACACTGACATTAATTAACGCCGTCTAAAACCCTAAACTCTAAACCATAAATCTTAATTCTGAAACACTAAACTCTAAATCTTAAACCTTAAACCCAAACTCTAAACAATAAACCTTAAATCTTAAAATCTAAACCTTAAACCCAAAACTCTAAACCATAAACCCTAAAATCTAAACCCTAAATCCTAAATCCTAAACCCTAAACTCAAATCCTAAACTCTAAACCCAAAACTTCAAATCCTAAACCCTAAACCCAAACCTCTAAACCGTAAACCCATCTGCTAGTTAATAAGATTAAGGTTTATGGTTTAAAGGTTTGGGTTTAGGGTTTATGATTTAGGGTTTGGGTTTAAGATTTAAAGTTTTGGGTTTAGGGTTTAGGATTTAGGGTTTAGATTTTAGGATTTAGGGTAGGGTTTAGAGTTTTGCGTTTAGGCTTTAGGGTTTACATTTTAGGATTTAGGATTTATTGCGTAGAGTTTGGGTTTAGGGTTTAAAATTTAAGGTTTAGATTTTAGGATTGGGGTTTATAGTTTAGTGTTTTGGATTTAGGGTTTACGGTTTTAGAGTTTAGGTTTTTAGAATTTTGCAGATGACGCTAATTAATGTCGGTATTGCTTTTTTTTTCCAGATATTTAAATTTTTTTTTTATTGTCTTTTTAAGTTATTCCTACGTGACATTTTGGTTGGTTATGAAGAGTGTGGTGAATTTAACTATTCACCGGGTGAACTAAGTATTGTTCTTTAGGGTGTAACTGTAAAGTACAACCAAAACTAATTGTGTACCGTTTCTATTAGATTAGTTACAACTTACACGCCGTCTTGTTTTTTAAAGAATTTATATCCCATTTTCGTGTATGCATAACCACATGTATTTTTGGAGCATTAAGTTAGGTAAAATCATAAATTTGCGAGATTGATATTTTTGATACGCGAAACGTTCAAAAAAAAAACAATCATTAAAATTCTATAACGTTATGTGCAATTTGCTTGGTTTGATAGACGAGCAGATCCTTTGTATATTAATCGACCATTATAACATTGTTTT
Proteins encoded:
- the LOC106312604 gene encoding calcium-dependent protein kinase 32, with translation MGNCCGSAGSLAKNDNNKPTKGRKNQNPFSIDYGLHHGNNGGGKVKPLKLIVLTDPTGREISQKYKLGRELGRGEFGVTYLCTDKETEEVFACKSILKKKLRTAVDIEDVRREVEIMRHMPEHPNVVTLKETYEDEHAVHLVMELCEGGELFDRIVARGHYTERAAAVVTKTIMEVVQVCHKHGVMHRDLKPENFLFANNKESAPLKAIDFGLSVFFKPGERFNEIVGSPYYMAPEVLKRNYGPEVDIWSAGVILYILLCGVPPFWAETEQGVALAIIRSQLNFRRDPWPKVSENAKDLIRKMLDPDQKRRLTAQQVLDHPWLQNAKTAPNVSLGETVRARLKQFTVMNKLKKRALRVIAEHLSDEEASGLREGFQIMDTNQRGKINIDELKIGLQKLGHAVPQDDLQILMDAGDIDKDGYLDCDEFIAISVHLRKMGNDEHLKKAFAFFDQDNNGYIEIEELREALSHEVGTSEEVVEAIIRDVDTDKDGRISYEEFATMMKTGTDWRKASRQYSRERFNSISQKLMQDASLHVNSEAI
- the LOC106307888 gene encoding remorin encodes the protein MLTLYSQESSSTEITTTTSTDASDSRDETPPSETVVRDIHAMTTTELPRPQQRGGHLSPTRSVNFSDGASSAGENFTTVSREFNALVIAGSSMDTNNNSNGNNQSISHRDVINELTRISEDEDGGGGDQHHQVPEEDTNPWAIVPDGYDNRAGSENIVTTTSSSGQNRMVTAASVQRVKRDEVEAKITAWQTAKLAKINNRFKRQEAFINGWLNEQVHKANSWMKKIERKLEERRAKAMEKTQNKVAKAQRKAEERRATAEAKRGTEVARVLEVSNLMRAVGRPPAKRSFFSIS